The genomic segment acttaattttaataaatcagtttataataaattaaagctataggggtcagagaaatagcacagtggtagggtgcttgccttgcacgcagcagatacaagacagatggtggttcaaatccaagcatcccatatggtcccctgtgcctgtcaggagcgatttctgagccaggagtaacccctgagcaccaccaaatgtgacccccccaaaaaattagagCTATAATTTTATCATGGAACTATAATAGTTATAGTTTTTTGTAATTATTATGTTACCTTAATAATCTAGTTAtagtttacttaatattttaaatggttataatttactataaaatttaattactaattttgcttatttatttttgaattttgggctctcctgctgtactcagggctaactcctgactctatgctagagatcattcctggtggactcaggggatcatatgggatgccaaggatcaaatcctggtcggtaatgtgcaaagcaagtaaccTAATGGTtgtgctatattatctctctgatcccctttgaaaatattttttaaattaatttaaattttaaattaaggggaggagggatatttgagacattggtggtgggaatgttgcactggtgatgggggtgtcctcttatatgactgaaacccaaccacaatcatgtttgtaaccaaggtgtttaaacaaaaattatttttaaaaaataataaagaaggaagCGCGCCTGGGCTGTGGAGCCGGCGAGGCTGACGCGGCTCTGGGTGGGGTggcggcgaggcgaggcgaggcgagggggGCGGCGGGAtccggaggcggcggcggcgaaTTGCTTATAATAAATGGCGCCCAAGCAGGACCCGAAGCCGAAATTCCAGGAGGGTGAGCGAGTGCTGTGTTTCCATGGGCCTCTTCTTTATGAAGCAAAGTGTGTAAAGGTTGCCATAAAGGACAAACAAGTGAAATACTTTATACATTACAGTGGTTGGAATAAAAACTGGGATGAATGGGTTCCAGAAAGCAGAGTGCTCAAGTATGTGGACACCAATCTGCAGAAACAGCGAGAACTTCAAAAAGCTAATCAGGAGCAGTATGCAGAGGGAAAGATGAGAGGGGCTGCCCCAGGAAAGAAGACATCTGGACTTCAACAGAAAAATGTCgaagtcaaaacaaaaaagaacaaacagaaagCTCCTGGGAATGGAGATGGTGGCAGTACCAGTGAAACACCTCAGCCTCCTCGGAAGAAAAGAGCCCGAGTAGATCCTACAGTTGAAAATGAGGAGACTTTTATGAACAGAGTTGAAGTTAAAGTAAAAATTCCTGAAGAACTAAAACCATGGCTGGTTGATGACTGGGATTTAATTACTCGACAGAAACAGCTCTTCTATCTCCCTGCCAAAAAAAATGTGGATTCCATTCTAGAGGATTATGCAAATTATAAGAAATCTCGTGGAAATACAGATAATAAGGAGTATGCTGTCAATGAAGTTGTGGCAGGGATAAAAGAGTACTTCAATGTGATGTTGGGCACTCAGCTTTTGTACAAATTTGAAAGACCACAATATGCTGAAATCCTGGCAGACCATCCTGATGCCCCCATGTCCCAGGTGTATGGCGCACCACACCTGCTGAGATTGTTTGTAAGAATTGGAGCAATGTTGGCCTATACACCTCTGGATGAGAAGAGTCTTGCATTATTACTGAATTACCTTCATGATTTTCTAAAGTACTTGGCGAAGAATTCTGCAACTCTGTTTAGTGCCAGTGATTATGAAGTGGCgcctcctgagtaccaccggaaAGCAGTGTGAGGCGCAGACACTCACTCGAGTTGTTTG from the Suncus etruscus isolate mSunEtr1 chromosome 10, mSunEtr1.pri.cur, whole genome shotgun sequence genome contains:
- the LOC126020524 gene encoding mortality factor 4-like protein 1, whose product is MAPKQDPKPKFQEGERVLCFHGPLLYEAKCVKVAIKDKQVKYFIHYSGWNKNWDEWVPESRVLKYVDTNLQKQRELQKANQEQYAEGKMRGAAPGKKTSGLQQKNVEVKTKKNKQKAPGNGDGGSTSETPQPPRKKRARVDPTVENEETFMNRVEVKVKIPEELKPWLVDDWDLITRQKQLFYLPAKKNVDSILEDYANYKKSRGNTDNKEYAVNEVVAGIKEYFNVMLGTQLLYKFERPQYAEILADHPDAPMSQVYGAPHLLRLFVRIGAMLAYTPLDEKSLALLLNYLHDFLKYLAKNSATLFSASDYEVAPPEYHRKAV